Proteins encoded by one window of Bacillaceae bacterium S4-13-56:
- a CDS encoding cation-translocating P-type ATPase → MHKKQKERRVIFSGIFIVVALLSNYLNVNPVIGNSLMIAAAIIAGYPIAKNAIQEIRYKVFGIDVLVTVAVIGAIFIQEYWEAAAVTFLFMLGSYLESRSLEKTRSSIQSLFDKAPKKATVLRNGMEMEVDPSEVQRGETVIIKPGEKIPVDGSVLKGKASVNQAAITGESIPVEKNGEDQVFSGTVIETGSLQVKAEKVGEDTTFSRILEMVEEAQDSKAPTQKFLERFSKYYTPSILIFAIVLYLITMDIELALTLLVISCPGALVISAPVSIVSGIGNAAKQGILFKGGEYVEKMAKVNAIVFDKTGTLTIGKPVVTNIKSYGINEQQLLKLSARAEMHSEHHLAKAVVEEAKKKIKEPLTSAEEFESLAGHGVRAEVDGEEIFIGTRSLMKKHQILIPEEMEEYLVSEEKKGQTAVLVTNHEKVLGVISIADQVRPHTKDMIQKIKKSGIQKTIMLTGDNPRTAATVTEETGVDEYRADLLPEDKVTAIKELQEQGYTVAMIGDGINDAPALATADVGVAMGAAGTDVAMETADLVLMSDQIEKLPYSIGISKATITNMKQNITFAVVVVMSLLIGVLTKTVFLASGMLIHEVSVLIVIINAIRLLKYRVKEKEIQSYSKVIRQHVEE, encoded by the coding sequence ATGCACAAAAAACAAAAGGAAAGACGCGTGATTTTTTCTGGGATTTTTATTGTTGTAGCTCTTCTATCAAACTATTTAAATGTCAATCCCGTTATTGGTAATAGCTTGATGATTGCCGCTGCAATCATTGCAGGATATCCTATAGCAAAAAATGCGATACAGGAGATAAGATATAAAGTATTTGGAATTGACGTCCTTGTAACTGTTGCGGTAATAGGTGCTATTTTCATCCAAGAATATTGGGAAGCTGCAGCTGTCACCTTCTTATTTATGCTTGGATCTTATCTGGAATCGAGATCTTTAGAAAAAACAAGATCATCCATTCAATCCCTGTTTGATAAAGCCCCTAAAAAAGCAACGGTTTTAAGAAATGGGATGGAGATGGAAGTTGATCCTTCCGAAGTACAGCGTGGAGAGACCGTCATTATTAAGCCAGGAGAAAAAATACCTGTTGATGGTTCTGTTTTAAAGGGGAAAGCTTCCGTTAACCAAGCGGCCATCACCGGAGAGTCAATACCTGTCGAAAAAAACGGGGAAGATCAAGTGTTTAGCGGGACCGTCATTGAAACAGGGTCCCTCCAAGTGAAGGCAGAAAAAGTAGGGGAAGATACAACCTTTAGCAGGATTTTAGAAATGGTAGAAGAAGCACAAGATTCAAAGGCTCCTACTCAAAAATTTCTAGAAAGATTCTCAAAATACTACACACCAAGTATTCTTATCTTTGCAATCGTCCTCTACTTGATAACAATGGATATTGAATTAGCTCTAACTCTACTTGTCATATCGTGCCCAGGTGCTCTTGTCATCTCTGCTCCAGTATCCATCGTTTCAGGAATTGGTAATGCAGCAAAACAAGGAATCCTCTTTAAAGGGGGCGAATACGTTGAAAAAATGGCAAAGGTTAACGCAATCGTATTCGATAAAACAGGTACACTAACTATTGGCAAACCAGTAGTTACTAATATAAAGAGCTATGGGATAAATGAACAACAGCTACTCAAACTATCAGCGCGTGCTGAGATGCACTCTGAACATCACTTGGCAAAAGCGGTTGTAGAGGAAGCAAAAAAGAAAATCAAAGAACCTCTCACATCTGCTGAAGAATTCGAATCGTTAGCAGGCCATGGGGTACGTGCCGAGGTGGATGGTGAAGAGATTTTTATAGGAACACGTAGTCTTATGAAAAAACATCAAATTCTTATACCTGAGGAAATGGAAGAATACTTGGTCTCCGAGGAAAAGAAAGGACAGACAGCTGTACTTGTTACTAATCACGAGAAAGTTCTTGGAGTTATTTCCATCGCAGACCAAGTTCGTCCTCACACAAAAGATATGATACAAAAAATCAAGAAATCAGGAATTCAAAAAACAATCATGTTAACGGGAGATAACCCAAGGACAGCAGCAACTGTTACAGAAGAAACTGGGGTTGATGAATATCGAGCAGACCTACTACCCGAAGATAAAGTAACTGCAATTAAAGAACTACAAGAACAGGGTTACACTGTAGCTATGATTGGAGATGGAATAAACGATGCTCCTGCCCTCGCAACTGCTGATGTTGGAGTAGCCATGGGAGCTGCTGGAACAGATGTTGCCATGGAAACAGCGGATTTAGTTCTTATGTCTGATCAAATTGAAAAACTTCCTTACAGTATTGGTATAAGCAAAGCCACTATAACTAACATGAAACAAAATATCACGTTTGCTGTTGTTGTGGTTATGAGCCTATTAATAGGTGTTCTTACCAAAACGGTCTTCTTAGCATCAGGTATGCTTATCCATGAGGTTAGCGTTTTAATCGTGATCATAAACGCCATCCGATTATTAAAATATAGGGTGAAAGAGAAGGAGATTCAGTCATATAGCAAAGTCATAAGGCAACATGTAGAGGAATAA
- a CDS encoding aminoacyl--tRNA ligase-related protein: MGEIEIWNRAEKSLENVWKDKGISCQVNEGDGAFYGPKIDFHILDSLGRSWQCGTVQLDFQMPEKFDCSYIGEDNEAHRPIMIHRAIYGSIERFMAILIEHYEGDFPPCARENTSHS, translated from the coding sequence ATGGGAGAGATTGAAATATGGAATAGAGCCGAGAAATCCTTAGAGAATGTATGGAAGGATAAGGGAATCTCTTGCCAGGTAAATGAAGGAGACGGTGCCTTTTATGGTCCAAAGATTGATTTTCATATATTAGATTCACTTGGCCGTAGTTGGCAATGTGGAACTGTTCAATTAGATTTTCAAATGCCAGAAAAATTTGATTGCTCTTATATTGGCGAAGATAACGAGGCTCATCGTCCGATTATGATCCATCGTGCAATATATGGATCCATCGAAAGGTTCATGGCCATATTGATTGAACATTATGAAGGGGACTTTCCACCCTGTGCAAGGGAAAATACTTCCCATAGCTGA
- a CDS encoding DNA-3-methyladenine glycosylase — MKWNPMPSSFFQQETLVLAQDLLGKILVKETKEGTTAGWIVETEAYKGPMDRAAHSYGNRRTKRTEIMFGEPGLVYTYQMHTHCLVNVVSAPIEQPEAILIRAVEPIQGIELMYQRRGKDKKKTDLTSGPGKLTKAMGITMEDYGNKFYESSLYIAEGEKPHEISSGPRIGIGNSGEAQHYPWRFWITGNSFISR, encoded by the coding sequence ATGAAATGGAATCCGATGCCATCTTCTTTCTTTCAACAAGAAACGCTAGTATTAGCTCAGGATTTATTAGGAAAAATTCTAGTAAAGGAAACTAAAGAAGGAACTACTGCTGGATGGATTGTGGAAACAGAAGCATATAAAGGACCCATGGACCGTGCCGCTCATAGTTATGGGAATCGAAGAACAAAAAGAACCGAGATTATGTTTGGTGAACCTGGTTTAGTATATACCTATCAAATGCATACCCATTGCCTTGTCAATGTTGTCAGTGCTCCTATTGAGCAACCAGAAGCTATCTTAATTCGAGCCGTTGAGCCAATACAGGGGATTGAGCTTATGTATCAACGGAGAGGAAAAGATAAGAAGAAAACAGATCTGACAAGTGGTCCTGGAAAATTAACAAAAGCTATGGGAATAACTATGGAAGACTACGGAAATAAATTTTATGAATCATCCCTCTATATCGCTGAGGGAGAAAAACCACACGAGATTTCATCGGGGCCTCGTATTGGCATCGGAAATTCGGGAGAAGCACAGCACTATCCTTGGAGGTTTTGGATTACTGGAAACTCATTTATTTCGAGATAA
- a CDS encoding heavy-metal-associated domain-containing protein has translation MTTKTLRLEPLTCPSCIHKIEKAVSKVNGVSNVEVKFHSSKVKVTFDEQKTDPASLASTVTNLGYQVLSY, from the coding sequence ATGACTACAAAAACATTACGTCTTGAACCACTCACTTGCCCAAGTTGCATTCATAAGATTGAAAAAGCTGTTTCTAAGGTAAATGGTGTATCTAATGTGGAGGTAAAGTTTCACTCTAGTAAAGTAAAAGTAACTTTCGATGAACAAAAGACTGATCCAGCATCATTAGCGTCAACAGTAACTAACCTAGGATATCAAGTATTATCATACTAG
- a CDS encoding Crp/Fnr family transcriptional regulator, whose protein sequence is MEIPIQSHLLCVSKVPIFNHLTNEELQEISSVIHHVHFKKGEVIYLSEDVPEQLFVVHKGKVKLYRMSESGREQLLHVLESGEFMGETSLFSKKPLTHNAEALEATDMCLIHRKELETFLVKYPSIAMKIIEAYSQRIEQLEELIEQMGLQDSEQRVASILLHLKPTHSSTIHLSFSKRDLASLIGTTQETLSRKLASFQQNGWIELKGQREIRILSEEHLHDIVSKK, encoded by the coding sequence TTGGAAATCCCAATACAATCTCATCTTCTTTGTGTATCTAAAGTTCCTATATTTAATCATCTAACTAATGAGGAATTGCAGGAAATATCTTCTGTCATTCATCATGTCCATTTTAAAAAAGGAGAGGTCATTTATCTTTCAGAGGATGTCCCCGAGCAACTGTTTGTTGTTCACAAAGGGAAGGTAAAGCTTTACCGAATGTCTGAATCAGGTAGAGAACAACTACTCCATGTTCTAGAATCCGGAGAATTTATGGGAGAGACCTCACTTTTTAGTAAAAAGCCTTTAACCCATAATGCAGAGGCACTTGAGGCTACGGATATGTGTTTAATTCACAGAAAAGAATTAGAAACATTTCTAGTGAAATATCCTTCTATAGCGATGAAAATAATCGAAGCCTACAGTCAGCGCATTGAGCAATTAGAGGAATTGATTGAGCAGATGGGGCTCCAGGACTCAGAACAGAGAGTAGCATCCATTCTTCTCCACCTAAAACCCACACATTCCTCTACCATTCATTTATCGTTTAGCAAACGTGATCTAGCTTCCCTTATTGGGACTACGCAGGAAACATTAAGTAGAAAGTTAGCCTCCTTTCAGCAAAACGGTTGGATAGAGTTAAAGGGCCAAAGAGAAATACGGATTCTAAGTGAAGAACATTTACATGATATCGTTTCTAAAAAATAA
- a CDS encoding acryloyl-CoA reductase, producing MTTFRALMVDKTEADFSVQVKELTKNDLPNGDVFIKVAYSSINFKDGLASVPNGKIVRSYPFIPGIDLAGTVVSSKDSRFKEGDEVIATSYEIGVSHFGGYSEYAQIPAQWVVPLPKGLTLKESMIYGTAGFTAALSIQRLEENGVTPEKGEILVTGSTGGVGSLAVAMLAQKGYEVVASTGKESEHEFLQNIGAKEIISREDVYDGETKPLDKQLWAGAIDPVGGEQLAAILSKIHYGGSVAVSGLTAGTNVPATVFPFILRGVNLLGIDSVYCPMDVRSPLWERLASDLKPEKLLHIVQQEITLDDLPQFLPSILKGQMHGRVLVKL from the coding sequence ATGACAACATTTCGCGCACTGATGGTTGATAAAACAGAGGCGGATTTTTCTGTACAGGTAAAAGAGTTGACCAAAAACGACCTCCCAAATGGAGACGTCTTCATTAAAGTTGCATACTCCAGCATAAATTTTAAAGATGGTTTAGCCAGTGTTCCCAATGGGAAAATCGTAAGAAGCTATCCATTTATCCCTGGTATTGATTTAGCTGGTACCGTTGTTAGTTCAAAGGATTCTCGATTTAAAGAAGGGGACGAAGTTATTGCCACTAGTTATGAAATTGGAGTGTCCCATTTCGGAGGATATAGTGAGTATGCTCAAATTCCTGCTCAATGGGTCGTTCCACTTCCAAAGGGACTCACCCTAAAAGAATCAATGATTTACGGTACGGCAGGTTTTACTGCTGCCCTATCCATTCAACGGCTCGAAGAAAATGGAGTAACTCCTGAAAAAGGTGAAATTTTAGTTACGGGTTCCACTGGTGGAGTGGGAAGTCTTGCTGTAGCTATGTTAGCCCAAAAAGGATATGAAGTTGTTGCAAGCACAGGTAAGGAATCAGAGCATGAATTTTTACAAAATATTGGGGCAAAAGAAATTATTTCACGTGAGGATGTCTATGATGGAGAAACAAAGCCACTAGACAAACAACTTTGGGCTGGAGCAATTGACCCTGTTGGAGGGGAACAGTTGGCAGCTATTCTTAGCAAAATCCACTATGGAGGATCTGTTGCAGTATCAGGATTAACAGCAGGTACAAATGTGCCAGCAACGGTTTTTCCCTTCATCTTAAGAGGAGTGAATTTACTGGGAATTGACTCCGTATACTGCCCAATGGATGTCCGCAGTCCTCTATGGGAAAGATTAGCAAGCGATCTAAAACCTGAAAAGCTTTTACATATTGTTCAACAGGAAATCACCTTAGATGACCTCCCACAATTTCTTCCTTCGATATTAAAAGGACAAATGCATGGAAGGGTTTTAGTGAAATTATAA
- a CDS encoding His/Gly/Thr/Pro-type tRNA ligase C-terminal domain-containing protein: MQGKILPIAESHVGHAYNVQRELMSQGIRVEVDDRSEKVGLKIREADMQKIPYMMVIGDKEIKNNSIAVRRRKKGNRREMNVDQLVEEF; the protein is encoded by the coding sequence GTGCAAGGGAAAATACTTCCCATAGCTGAGTCTCATGTAGGTCATGCTTATAACGTTCAACGAGAATTGATGAGCCAAGGCATTCGTGTCGAAGTGGATGACCGTTCTGAAAAAGTAGGGCTGAAAATACGTGAAGCAGATATGCAAAAGATTCCTTATATGATGGTGATTGGAGATAAGGAAATCAAGAATAATTCAATCGCCGTGAGAAGAAGGAAAAAGGGAAATCGAAGAGAAATGAATGTAGATCAGTTGGTGGAAGAATTTTGA